The Bombus fervidus isolate BK054 chromosome 3, iyBomFerv1, whole genome shotgun sequence genome includes a window with the following:
- the Rnb gene encoding BTB/POZ domain-containing protein Rnb, translating into MDERQNGPILQELVKCIKLESKGGILSCLERLKNDSKCYKQFAKDGGLGILVNLLHYYHNIKILNVTLSILANACMNSDAREKIRGSKIASRIVSIIKHIKLENTIHCRACRLIGNLSESDWHAKSLCEAGAIQALINLLQLDTYMQTYLMAVRAVRNIWNTYEGSREEILESGVIFRITCLLVLAKEKSETDKKYVELIETCLKAICAFLATLDPRVGEQLRGEKDIQGYKSIVQCCDMNNKVAIRCLYNLCQIAECRPILGNFGAIESFVALIKDHLELSKETLVSLCLFCREAVNRARIRMASGLELMLSLLKDTENEKYHPMLLHALAQFVYDDTSITIMVKNGLLDVLVIRLKKMATEDVSNERTNVSKKRESNSPPSRQTELKYNKTNLGRFSSDYYRDDWSPGSATSVSSSPPSTPPLPFYDSIENDENAEDNYSPVCSDTEIIDTEDEPQAEVESLKSCKSITIDIEESQNVGKETKSSNVWEYANVWTLVLLSRLSHSNDPIDRLADPATIEALSAYIRHAKNPRACRILTRIIRNGAYLMPLLKQGFVFEAETLYGSEQYTRQLCALAETGGAVGELTSILLRGEEAHKFVIAVSIPFLIKSRYILKSLLNNHGGLQLIFHVLSDQQHVLHRNAIWSICRLANTLEIQPEIIEKCQITDTASTDFPRIYDNHPKPAMVTFELDDGTTVDACRQTLCQKSDAFSAMLEGYFSESGKKRVKLRNTSKEGLNTLLLAANGGTFEDRTIESLLDAVLLADKFLMADISDILTESSISQLNYKNFSKAWNWARVNSCHELKSCCVKRFLTAPMTKFERVQAFQDFFTTESFQEFLDEIRKIINNVLCQR; encoded by the exons ATGGACGAGAGACAAAACGGCCCGATATTACAAGAATTagtaaaatgcataaaattggAGTCAAAAGGCGGGATTTTGTCATGTTTAGAACGACTTAAAAATGATTCAAAATGCTATAAGCAATTTGCCAAAGATGGAGGATTAGGCATTTTAGTAAATTTACTTCATTATtatcataatataaaaatactaaacGTGACACTGAGTATTTTAGCGAATGCTTGCATGAATTCAGATGCAAGGGAAAAG ATCAGAGGCTCTAAAATAGCAAGTCGTATAGtttctataataaaacatATCAAACTAGAAAATACTATACACTGCCGTGCCTGTAGACTAATCGGGAATTTATCTGAAAGTGACTGGCATGCAAAATCATTATGTGAAGCTGGTGCAATCCAAGCTTTGATTAATCTTCTACAATTAGATACATATATGCAAACATACTTAATGGCTGTCAGAGCAGTAAG GAATATATGGAATACATATGAAGGTAGTAGAGAAGAAATCTTAGAGTCTGGagtaatatttagaattacATGTTTATTAGTATTGgcaaaagaaaaatcagaaacaGATAAAAAGTATGTGGAGCTAATAGAAACCTGTTTAAAAGCCATATGTGCTTTTTTGGCCACTTTGGATCCACGAGTTGGAGAACAATTACGAGGAGAAAAAGACATACAGGGTTATAAGAGTATTGTGCAATGCTGTGATATGAATAATAAAGTGGCAATTAGGTGTTTGTACAATCTTTGCCAAATTGCAGAATGTCGTCCCATTTTAGGGAATTTTGGTGCTATTGAAAGTTTTGTTGCCCTTATTAAAGATCATTTGGAATTATCTAAGGAAACATTAGTCAGTTTATGTTTATTCTGTAGAGAAGCTGTAAATCGTGCGAGAATTAGGATGGCATCGGGTTTAGAATTAATGTTATCTTTACTAAAAGATActgagaatgaaaaatatcatcCCATGCTATTGCATGCTTTAGCACAATTTGTTTATGATGATACAAGCATTACAATAATGGTAAAAAATGGTTTGCTTGATGTTTTAGTtattagattaaaaaaaatggcAACTGAAGATGTATCTAATGAGAGAACAAATGTttcaaagaaaagagaaagtaaTTCTCCTCCTAGTAGACAAACggaattaaaatacaataagaCGAATTTAGGGAG ATTTAGTTCAGACTATTATCGAGATGACTGGAGTCCAGGAAGTGCTACTAGTGTTTCCTCTTCACCTCCCAGTACACCACCATTACCTTTTTATGATTCTATTGAAAACGACGAAAATGCCGAGGATAATTACAGTCCAGTTTGTAGTGATACAGAGATCATCGATACAGAAGATG aaCCCCAAGCAGAAGTCGAGTCATTAAAGAGTTGTAAATCAATAACTATAGATATAGAAGAGTCTCAGAATGTGGGAAAGGAAACTAAATCGTCGAATGTGTGGGAGTATGCAAATGTGTGGACATTAGTATTACTAAGTCGATTAAGTCATTCAAATGATCCAATTGATCGGTTGGCTGACCCCGCAACCATTGAAGCGTTATCAGCTTACATTAGACACGCGAAAAATCCAAGAGCATGTAGAATTTTAACTAGAATTATAAG gAATGGAGCGTATTTAATGCCATTGTTAAAACAAGGCTTCGTTTTTGAagctgaaacgttgtacggttCTGAACAATATACGAGACAGTTATGTGCTTTAGCAGAAACCGGCGGAGCAGTAGGTGAACTCACGTCTATACTGCTTCGCGGAGAAGAAGCTCATAAATTTGTTATCGCAGTTTCGATACCATTCCTAATCAAGTCGCGATATATTCTAAAATCGCTACTGAACAATCACGGTGGtcttcaattaatatttcacgttCTATCCGACCAACAACATGTTCTTCACAGAAACGCTATTTGGTCAATTTGTCGACTAGCAAACACGCTTGAAATTCAACCTGAGATTATAGAGAAGTGTCAAATCACGGACACTGCTTCGACTGATTTTCCAAGAATATATGACAATCATCCCAAACCTGCAATGGTTACATTTGAACTGGACGACGGTACGACTGTCGACGCTTGTAGGCAAACGCTGTGTCAAAAATCGGACGCATTTTCCGCCATGCTTGAAGGGTACTTTTCAGAATCGGGCAAGAAACGTGTCAAATTACGAAACACATCGAAAGAAGGCCTTAACACATTATTGTTAGCTGCTAATGGAGGAACTTTCGAAGATAGAACTATCGAATCATTGCTAGATGCCGTGCTATTGGCTGATAAATTTCTTATGGCTGATATATCAGATATTCTTACAGAAAGTTCTATTTCtcagttaaattataaaaacttcAGTAAAGCGTGGAACTGGGCAAGAGTGAATTCGTGCCACGAACTAAAATCCTGTTGCGTGAAGAGGTTTCTGACAGCCCCCATGACAAAGTTTGAAAGAGTTCAAGCATTTCAAGATTTTTTTACCACTGAAAGTTTTCAAGAATTTCTAgacgaaataagaaaaattattaacaacgTTTTGTGCCAACGTTAA
- the Sad gene encoding cytochrome P450 family protein sad has protein sequence MKMKLAQNVFKTGKSVNVSNKVTASKHCASGCDCTGVSQASKIDDLSDISKSIDGANQSNIEITEKSRYRNLATVVTTATKSVIREAPEPRGIPIFGTLLSFILSGGPKRQHEYIHRRHKELGPVYRERLGPVTAVFVNSIHEYRRIFRLEGSAPKHFLPEAWKLYNEIRKCRRGLLFMDGEEWIQFRKILNKVMLVPDPTNLMFEPCQEVAIELRQKWQKQIKTDAIIANLQVQLYQWSIEAMMATLMGPCWHFYKEQLSRDFEILAQALHKIFEYSAKLSIIPAKLAMNLRLPVWRKFIASVDTAFEIVRVLVPEMIKLGGDGLLKKMMDEGIQAEDAICIVTDFILAAGDTTATTLQWILLLLCNHPERQEELFEQLKDLSQRDILRIPLLKGVIKESLRLYPIAPFISRYLPQDSVISNYFVAKGELLVLSLYSSGRDAANFSQPNEFLPERWIRTEKGTYQGVMHPHGSLPFALGVRSCIGRKLAEIQISLALAELVKSFKIECINKDQIKLILHLISVPSEPMKLKLLQRN, from the exons ATGAAGATGAAACTTGCACAAAATGTTTTCAAAACCGGCAAATCTGTAAACGTATCCAATAAAGTTACCGCGTCGAAACATTGTGCATCTGGTTGCGACTGCACAGGCGTGTCGCAAGCATCGAAGATCGATGATCTCTCCGATATCTCGAAATCTATAGATGGCGCGAATCAGTCGAATATAGAGATCACCGAGAAATCGCGCTACAGAAATCTTGCTACTGTGGTGACAACAGCGACCAAAAGTGTTATACGAGAAGCACCAGAACCACGGGGAATTCCTATTTTTGGGACGCTTTTGTCATTCATTCTTTCTGGCGGCCCAAAAAGGCAACATGAATACATTCATAGAAGACACAAGGAATTGGGTCCAGTTTATAGGGAACGTTTAGGACCAGTTACAGCAGTTTTCGTAAATTCAATCCATGAATATCGAAGAATTTTTAGACTAGAAGGTTCGGCGCCAAAACATTTCCTACCGGAAGCTTGGAAActttacaacgaaatacggaAATGTCGCCGCGGTTTATTGTTCAT GGATGGCGAGGAGTGGATACAGTTTCGtaagattttaaataaagtaatgTTAGTACCAGATCCAACAAATTTAATGTTTGAGCCGTGTCAAGAGGTAGCCATTGAACTTAGACagaaatggcaaaaacagattAAGACTGATGCTATCATAGCGAACTTACAGGTTCAACTTTATCAATGGTCTATCGAGG CAATGATGGCTACGTTAATGGGTCCGTGTTGGCATTTTTATAAGGAACAGTTGTCTCGAGACTTCGAAATATTAGCGCAAGCATTGCACAAAATATTCGAGTATTCAGCTAAATTATCCATTATACCAGCCAAACTAGCTATGAATTTACGCTTACCTGTTTGGAGGAAATTCATTGCATCTGTTGATACAGCTTTCGAAATTGTTCGAGTACTGGTCCCGGAAATGATTAAATTAGGTGGCGACGGTTTGTTAAAGAAAATGATGGATGAAGGTATTCAAGCCGAAGACGCAATCTGCATCGTTACCGATTTCATTTTAGCAGCTGGTGATACG ACAGCGACCACCTTGCAATGGATATTGTTACTGTTGTGTAATCATCCCGAAAGGCAAGAGGAACTATTTGAACAATTGAAGGATCTTTCACAGAGAGATATATTGCGCATACCATTATTAAAAGGCGTAATCAAAGAATCTCTTCGACTATATCCTATAGCTCCATTTATATCTAGATATTTACCGCAAGACAGTGTGATTAGTAATTACTTTGTAGCAAAAGGG GAGCTACTCGTATTATCACTTTATTCGAGTGGTCGCGACGCTGCGAACTTTTCGCAACCAAATGAGTTTCTTCCAGAAAGATGGATTAGAACGGAAAAAGGCACCTATCAAGGTGTAATGCATCCACATGGGAGTTTACCATTCGCCTTAGGCGTTAGAAGTTGCATTGGTCGAAAACTAGCAGAAATACAAATATCGCTTGCATTGGCAGAG TTGGTTAAATCATTCAAAATAGAATGTATAAATAAGGAtcagattaaattaattttacatttgatATCTGTACCGTCGGAGCCGATGAAGTTAAAGCTGCTGCAGAGAAACTAA
- the LOC139985565 gene encoding transmembrane protein 120 homolog isoform X2 codes for MNKNSTCVKLNKRSPSLLRYTRKYLTQVYKNTANHCVPETLVSRYSLAIVPFFFAAMDTDVESCLKDWNDLAQEYKELEALNKEYLAKLEEVSELQAKCLKGISHQKYRMSIISKSLKQLHASEAQKSLSKEMAKRKQQLHEIEQTLPKPNGTYLQIILGNVNVSILNKNDKFKYKDEYEKFKLVLSVIGFILSMLNLVTNVRTLELSFMFLLVWYYCTLTIRESILKVNGSRIKGWWRFHHFFSTVVSGLLLVWPNTGPWYAFRQQFMWFNVYIICFICRCSTVSAILLSAGCFVSIESIR; via the exons ATGAATAAGAATTCTACATGTGTAAAATTGAATAAG AGATCTCCTTCGCTACTTAGATACACGAGGAAGTACTTGACTCAGGTCTATAAGAACACCGCAAATCATTGCGTACCTGAAACTTTAGTGAGTCGTTACTCGTTGGCCAtcgtcccttttttttttgctgCGATGGATACTGATGTTGAATCCTGTTTAAAAGACTGGAACGACCTAGCACAAGAGTACAAGGAATTAGAA GCATTGAACAAAGAATATCTTGCAAAATTAGAGGAAGTAAGTGAACTTCAAGCAAAATGTTTGAAAGGAATTTCTCACCAAAAATACCGGATGagtataatatcaaaatcattgaaaca GTTACATGCGAGCGAAGCACAAAAAAGTTTAAGCAAAGAGATGGCTAAAAGAAAACAGCAGTTACATGAAATAGAACAAACATTACCAAAACCAAATGGCACATatcttcaaattattttaggCAATGTTAATGTTTccattttaaacaaaaatgataA GTTCAAATATAAAGatgaatatgaaaaatttaaattagtcCTTTCTGTAATcggttttattttatctatgtTAAATCTGGTAACTAATGTCag AACTTTGGAACTTAGTTTTATGTTCCTTTTAGTTTGGTATTATTGTACATTGACAATAAGGGAAAgtatattaaaagtaaatgGTTCAAGAATAAAAGGTTGGTGGAGATTTCACCATTTCTTTTCGACCGTAGTATCTGGTCTGTTATTAGTATGGCCTAACACAGGGCCATGGTATGCATTTAGACAACAATTTATGTGGTTCAATGTGTACATCA tatGTTTTATTTGCAGGTGTAGTACAGTCTCTGCAATTTTGTTATCAGCGGGGTGTTTTGTATCGATTGAAAGCATTAGGTGA
- the LOC139985565 gene encoding transmembrane protein 120 homolog isoform X1, with translation MNKNSTCVKLNKRSPSLLRYTRKYLTQVYKNTANHCVPETLVSRYSLAIVPFFFAAMDTDVESCLKDWNDLAQEYKELEALNKEYLAKLEEVSELQAKCLKGISHQKYRMSIISKSLKQLHASEAQKSLSKEMAKRKQQLHEIEQTLPKPNGTYLQIILGNVNVSILNKNDKFKYKDEYEKFKLVLSVIGFILSMLNLVTNVRTLELSFMFLLVWYYCTLTIRESILKVNGSRIKGWWRFHHFFSTVVSGLLLVWPNTGPWYAFRQQFMWFNVYISVVQSLQFCYQRGVLYRLKALGERHNMDITIEGFHSWMWRGLSFLLPFLFVGYVFQLYNAYVLYTLVSHPEATWHVPVLSGMFLVLFLGNTITTTMVIRQKLRERVKYHFAGVFFSKTERKKEVNGEKEVKAQKCE, from the exons ATGAATAAGAATTCTACATGTGTAAAATTGAATAAG AGATCTCCTTCGCTACTTAGATACACGAGGAAGTACTTGACTCAGGTCTATAAGAACACCGCAAATCATTGCGTACCTGAAACTTTAGTGAGTCGTTACTCGTTGGCCAtcgtcccttttttttttgctgCGATGGATACTGATGTTGAATCCTGTTTAAAAGACTGGAACGACCTAGCACAAGAGTACAAGGAATTAGAA GCATTGAACAAAGAATATCTTGCAAAATTAGAGGAAGTAAGTGAACTTCAAGCAAAATGTTTGAAAGGAATTTCTCACCAAAAATACCGGATGagtataatatcaaaatcattgaaaca GTTACATGCGAGCGAAGCACAAAAAAGTTTAAGCAAAGAGATGGCTAAAAGAAAACAGCAGTTACATGAAATAGAACAAACATTACCAAAACCAAATGGCACATatcttcaaattattttaggCAATGTTAATGTTTccattttaaacaaaaatgataA GTTCAAATATAAAGatgaatatgaaaaatttaaattagtcCTTTCTGTAATcggttttattttatctatgtTAAATCTGGTAACTAATGTCag AACTTTGGAACTTAGTTTTATGTTCCTTTTAGTTTGGTATTATTGTACATTGACAATAAGGGAAAgtatattaaaagtaaatgGTTCAAGAATAAAAGGTTGGTGGAGATTTCACCATTTCTTTTCGACCGTAGTATCTGGTCTGTTATTAGTATGGCCTAACACAGGGCCATGGTATGCATTTAGACAACAATTTATGTGGTTCAATGTGTACATCA GTGTAGTACAGTCTCTGCAATTTTGTTATCAGCGGGGTGTTTTGTATCGATTGAAAGCATTAGGTGAAAGGCATAATATGGATATTACTATTGAAGGTTTCCATTCATGGATGTGGCGTGGATTATCGTTTTTATTGCCATTCCTTTTTGTTGGATATGTATTTCAGTTATACAATGCATATGTCTTATACACATTAGTATCCCATCCAGAAGCTACTTGGCATGTTCCAGTCCTTAGTGGTATGTTCTTGGTATTGTTCCTAGGTAATACAATAACAACTACCATGGTAATTCGTCAAAAACTAAGAGAACGCGTTAAATACCACTTTGCTGGAGTATTTTTCTCCAAAACTGAACGAAAAAAGGAAGTAAATGGGGAAAAGGAAGTGAAAGCTCAGAAATGtgagtga